CTCGGCGTGATTGCCGTGCGCCGCAAACCGCAAGCGTCAACGCGCTGGGGTAAAATCGACACCCTTGGCCTGCTATTCTGCATCGGCATTTTCTTCCTGCAACCGGTGCAAAACCTCGCATGGGGCGGCGTCTTTAAGGTTATCGACACCGGCTATCCTGCCGTACGCTTCGTGAAAGATGTGGTGGTGAATAATAATGAAGTGCTGGATGAACAAGCGCGGATGGCCCAACTGGCAAACATAAAAGATAGCTGGCACGTGCTGGCGGTGAAGCCAAAATATCATCTGTACGTGGTGGTCATCGGAGAAAGCGCACGCCGCGATGCGCTCGGCGCCTTCGGCGGCCATTGGGATAACACGCCGTTTGCCAGTTCGGTAAAAGGTTATCTGTTTAATGACTACATCGCCGCCAGCGGTTCAACGCAGAAGTCGCTCGGTTTAACGCTCAACCGCGTCGTCGATGACAAGCCGCAGTTTCAGGATAACTTTGTCACCCTCGCCAACCGCGCCGGTTTTCAGACCTGGTGGTTCTCGAATCAGGGACAGATTGGCGAATACGACACGGCAATTGCCAGTATCGCCAAACGCGCTGATGAAGTGCAGTTCCTCAAAAATGGCGATTTTGAAGCCAATAAAAATACCCAGGATGAGCAGCTCTTAAAACTTACCGCACAGGTGCTTGCCACCCGTCGTACCCAGCCGCAGCTGATTGTGTTGCATCTGATGGGCTCGCATCCGCAGGCCTGCGATCGCACCAAGGGAAAATACACCGTTTTCGTTCAGTCGAAAGAGACCTCCTGCTATCTCTACACCATGACGCAAACCGATACGCTGCTGAGCAATCTTTATAGCCAGCTACAAAACTCCGGCGACACTTTCTCGATGACCTATTTTTCCGATCATGGTCTGGCGTTCAAGGAGCGTGGGAAAGAGGTGCAGTACCTGGCGCACGATGATAAGTATCAGCAGAACTTCCAGGTGCCGTTTATGGTGCTGTCCAGCGACGATAAAGCGCATAAGGTCATTAAAGCGCGGCGCTCGGCCAATGATTTCCTCAGCTTCTTCTCGCAGTGGACCGGGATCAGCGCTCAGGAGATTACCCCGCGCTATCGTTTTATCTCCGAGCAGAAAGCCGGGGCGACGTACATCACCAACTTCCAGCTGAAGAAAGTTGACTACACCCATTTGGGCACCGACGCTTTCACCGTCAATTAAGTCTGGCGACCTGAAATCGCAGGCAAAAAAAATCCGCCCCTTGAGGCGGATTTTTTACATCACCGAAGTGATTAGAAGCGGTAACCTACGCCAGCAATCCAGGTGCCAACGTCAACGTTACGAATGCGAGACTGCTCGTAGGAGAAGTCCAGAGCAACGTTTTCGATCGGGTTGAACTGCAGGCCAGCACCGTAAGAGAAACCGTAGTCGCTCATATCAGATTTGTTCGGGTAGCTGTTGTCCTGGAATTTACCGTAACCAACACCCACTACACCGTAGATGCTTGCCCAGTCATTCAGACGGTAAGCCGGACCAGCGGTGATACCGTAGTACTGGCCTTTCTTGTAAACGCCATCTTCGGTACGATCTTTAGCGGTATAGGTGAAAGAACCGATAACGCCCAGCGGGTTATTGTCTTGCTCGTAGCGGTATTTCAGGTTGAAACCACCTGCTTTGTTCGCTTCGCCCTGCATGTCGCTCTGAGCGTAACCACCGGTAACGGTAGACGTTGCAGCGAAAGCAGTGGTGCCTACGGATGCAGCCAGTACAACGGCCAGTGCTGAAAAACGTGCAATTTTATTCATAACCACCTCAAATGTGTTTCTAATAAGTCCTAAGCCTTAAATATATCAAAAACTTTTGGGAAACTCTTTTCACTTTACACTGTCTAACGTACTTTTTCATGTAACCAAAAGTTTCCACACTTCTATAACAAACTGGAAAACAACCTTTTTTAGCGGATACATACATATTAAGGCTCACAAAGCGCCCGATATGCATCCAGATTATTCCTAATCATCTGGTGAATTTATCTTCGCACCTCATCTCATTGTACTGCTCCCGGGGCGGATTATTTCAACATTAGCTAAACCGCCGCCGGGTAATTCCTTTACACTGGAACCTTTACCGCGTTTGACAAAATTTGACAGGAGAAAGGATGCCCGGCTCGTCCCGCAAAGTACCGGCATGGTTGCCGATACTGGTTATTATCATCGCCATGATTTCCATCCAGAGCGGCGCATCGCTCGCGAAATCGTTGTTCCCATTAGTGGGTGCACCTGGCGTCACCGCCCTACGTCTGGCCCTGGGAACCTTAATCCTGGTGGTGGTCTTCAAGCCCTGGCGCCTGCGTTTCGCCCCGGAGCAGCGTTTACCGCTGCTGTTATACGGTCTGTCGCTTGGCGCCATGAACTACCTGTTTTATTTATCGATTCAACATATTCCGCTGGGGGTTGCAGTCGCGCTGGAGTTTACCGGGCCGCTGGCCGTGGCATTATTTGGCTCTCGCCGCCCGCTGGACTTTGTGTGGGTGGCTCTGGCGGTGCTCGGACTGTGGTTCCTGCTGCCGCTGGGGCAAGACGTTTCGCAGATAGATCCGATGGGCGCGCTGTTGGCGCTTGGGG
This Klebsiella sp. RHBSTW-00484 DNA region includes the following protein-coding sequences:
- a CDS encoding phosphoethanolamine transferase — its product is MNVTLKETLVARGVVLNPWTGFYFLQSLFINLALGYDFSLLYTVAFTCVLHLLWRSFPRTQKVVIGAYSLLAAMYYPFGQAYGAPNFNTLLALHATNIEESTEILTIFPWYSYLLGVFIFALGVIAVRRKPQASTRWGKIDTLGLLFCIGIFFLQPVQNLAWGGVFKVIDTGYPAVRFVKDVVVNNNEVLDEQARMAQLANIKDSWHVLAVKPKYHLYVVVIGESARRDALGAFGGHWDNTPFASSVKGYLFNDYIAASGSTQKSLGLTLNRVVDDKPQFQDNFVTLANRAGFQTWWFSNQGQIGEYDTAIASIAKRADEVQFLKNGDFEANKNTQDEQLLKLTAQVLATRRTQPQLIVLHLMGSHPQACDRTKGKYTVFVQSKETSCYLYTMTQTDTLLSNLYSQLQNSGDTFSMTYFSDHGLAFKERGKEVQYLAHDDKYQQNFQVPFMVLSSDDKAHKVIKARRSANDFLSFFSQWTGISAQEITPRYRFISEQKAGATYITNFQLKKVDYTHLGTDAFTVN
- the ompX gene encoding outer membrane protein OmpX — encoded protein: MNKIARFSALAVVLAASVGTTAFAATSTVTGGYAQSDMQGEANKAGGFNLKYRYEQDNNPLGVIGSFTYTAKDRTEDGVYKKGQYYGITAGPAYRLNDWASIYGVVGVGYGKFQDNSYPNKSDMSDYGFSYGAGLQFNPIENVALDFSYEQSRIRNVDVGTWIAGVGYRF
- the rhtA gene encoding threonine/homoserine exporter RhtA — translated: MPGSSRKVPAWLPILVIIIAMISIQSGASLAKSLFPLVGAPGVTALRLALGTLILVVVFKPWRLRFAPEQRLPLLLYGLSLGAMNYLFYLSIQHIPLGVAVALEFTGPLAVALFGSRRPLDFVWVALAVLGLWFLLPLGQDVSQIDPMGALLALGAGACWAVYILTGQRAGEEHGPATVAMGSLIAAVVFVPIGMIQASDTLFQWALLLPGLGIAILSTALPYSLEMIALTRMPSKTFGTLMSMEPALAALSGMVFLGEMLTLVQTLALGAIILASMGSTLTMRRESKIKEVDIN